CTTCACCCTGGACGAGGCCACCGGCGAGACTCTCCCCGTCGAGGTCACCCTGGGGATGCGCGGGGACGGCGCGGTGGAGGTCACCGACGGCCTCCAGGAGGGTCAGGAGATCCTCGAGTTCGCACCCGGCGTCGACGCGGAGGACATGACGGTCGAGGGCGGGATGTGGTGAGCGCTCCCCTGCTCGAGCTGCGCGATCTGCGCCGCAGTGTGCACCTGCCCAGCCGGGAGGAGCTGCACATCCTGCGCGGCATCGACCTGACGGTGCACGGCGGCGATCATGTCGCCGTCGTCGGCCGTTCCGGATCCGGCAAGACCACGCTGCTGAACCTGCTGGGGCTGATCGATCACCAGAGCGGCGGAGAGCTGCTGTTCGACGGGGTCGACGTCTCCCGGCTCGGGGAGCGTCGCCGGGCCCGTCTGCGCGGCGCCTCCATCGGCTTCGTGTTCCAGCAGTTCAACCTGCTGGACGGTCGCACCGCGCTGGAGAACGTGATGATGCCGCTGATGTACGGCAGCGCGGGCCAGTTCTGGCGGCGCGAGAAGCTCGCCCGCGAGATGCTCGACCGGGTGGGGCTGGCCGACCGGGCCCAGCAGCTGTCCGCCCGCCTCTCCGGCGGTGAGCAGCAGCGGGTGGCGGTGGCGCGGGCCCTGGTCCGCCGGCCCCGGCTGATCCTGGCCGACGAACCCACCGGCGCCCTCGACGTCTCGACCGGGGAGGCGGTGATGGCGCTGCTGGACGAGATCGCCCGCGACTCCGACGCCGCCCTGGTCACGATCACCCATGATCTGCAGGTCGCGGCGCTGTCCCGCCGCGCGTTCCTGCTGGACGAGGGCACGCTGCACGACATCGACACCGACGGCGCCCGGGACGCGCTGACGGCGACGGCGGGGCTGCGCTCCGGACGGGAGGCGGTGTCATGACCGGCCTGCTCGCCTCGATCGTCGAGGCCTACGGGGAGCTGCGCGTGAACAAGGGACGCATCCTGCTGTCCCTGATCGGCGTGGCGTTCTCCGTGTTCGCGCTGACCACGGTGATGGGCGGCGGCGGCATGCTCACCAGCGCTCTGACCCAGTCCACCGAGACCTGGTCGGGGCGCAGCATGACCCTGACCATCCACTCGATGGACGGAGCCTCGCAGGCCACCCCCGCCGAGCAGGACGCCGCCGTGCTCGAGCAGGTCGACCGGCTCGGCATCGATCAGCGCAGCCGCCGGGTCTACGACTCGCTGCGGGTGCAGACTCCGCAGGGGGTGCGCACCTCCGAGCTGATCGGCGTGGATCCGGCGTTCGCCGACATCTTCCGCACCACCGTCGAGCAGGGCCGCTGGATCGCGGACTCCGACGCCCGCCGGCTCGCCCCCGCGCTGGTGGTCAACGCACCG
The window above is part of the Brachybacterium vulturis genome. Proteins encoded here:
- a CDS encoding ABC transporter ATP-binding protein, producing MSAPLLELRDLRRSVHLPSREELHILRGIDLTVHGGDHVAVVGRSGSGKTTLLNLLGLIDHQSGGELLFDGVDVSRLGERRRARLRGASIGFVFQQFNLLDGRTALENVMMPLMYGSAGQFWRREKLAREMLDRVGLADRAQQLSARLSGGEQQRVAVARALVRRPRLILADEPTGALDVSTGEAVMALLDEIARDSDAALVTITHDLQVAALSRRAFLLDEGTLHDIDTDGARDALTATAGLRSGREAVS